The Orcinus orca chromosome 16, mOrcOrc1.1, whole genome shotgun sequence genome includes a window with the following:
- the PYCARD gene encoding apoptosis-associated speck-like protein containing a CARD, with translation MGCTRDAILDALENLTADEFKKFKMKLLSVPLREGYGRIPRGTLLPMDAVDLTDKLVSYYLEAYSAELTVFVLCNIGMQEVAEQLQETLRKGPGTTPAGIKAPPQTAAKPALHFVEQHRAALIARVTDVDGVLDALYGKVLTEDQYQAVRAECTNSNKMRKLFSFAPAWNLTCKNLLLQALRDTQPYLVVDLEQS, from the exons ATGGGGTGCACGCGTGATGCCATCCTGGATGCGCTGGAAAACCTGACCGCTGACGAGTTCAAGAAGTTCAAGATGAAGCTGCTTTCAGTGCCGCTGCGCGAAGGCTACGGACGCATCCCACGGGGGACTCTGCTGCCCATGGACGCTGTGGACCTCACCGACAAGCTCGTCAGCTACTATCTGGAGGCGTACAGTGCCGAGCTCACGGTATTCGTGCTGTGCAACATCGGCATGCAGGAGGTGGCGGAGCAGCTGCAGGAGACCTTGCGCAAGG GCCCCGGAACCACGCCAGCCGGGATCAAGGCCCCTCCCCAGACAGCAGCCAAGCCAG CACTGCACTTTGTGGAGCAGCATCGGGCGGCCCTCATTGCGCGGGTCACAGACGTGGATGGGGTGCTGGATGCCCTGTACGGGAAGGTCCTGACAGAGGACCAGTACCAGGCAGTGCGGGCGGAGTGCACCAATTCTAACAAGATGAGGAAGCTCTTCAGCTTTGCTCCAGCCTGGAACCTGACCTGCAAGAATCTGCTCCTCCAGGCCCTGAGGGACACCCAGCCCTACCTGGTGGTCGACCTGGAGCAGAGCTGA